Proteins co-encoded in one Hemibagrus wyckioides isolate EC202008001 linkage group LG26, SWU_Hwy_1.0, whole genome shotgun sequence genomic window:
- the LOC131346872 gene encoding complement C3-like, translating into MHVDRVWLTAVLLSFPLLTLCDLNVMVAPNLLRVGTPEKVFVEAQDYSGNHFNVRISVKNHPKKTSELTTASVDLTAANNYQGIVDIKIPDNKGFFNDDPLEKQYVYLQAEFPSKVLEKVVLVSFQSGYMFVQTDKSIYTPGTTVFYRIFPMTPDLQPVDTSVGIYVEIINPQGITINRDTIFPKEGTIKGSYSIPEVAKSGIWTIATRYKNTPQKNFTAEFEVKEYVLPSFEVALKPSKPFFYVDDEELSVDITAKYLFGKDVTGVAFVVFGVKTDDTKTTLPASLKRVQILNGEGQAKLTKDMIQRSFPNIQKLVGSSLYISVSVLTETGSEIVEAEKGGIQIVTSPYTIQFKRTPKFFHPGMSFDVTVYVTNPDQSPAENVDVLIKPGDVKAVTKSNGMAKATLNTQEGNNPLQITARTAAQGIPDERQAENKMTAQPYTTKGGSGNYLHLSVDAAELKIGAQLNINVNFKSTVSNQDLTYVILSKGQIVKGYRFKRRGNSLATLSLPVTKDLVPSFRVVAYYHIGSLEVVSDSIWVDVKDTCMGTLKVDVKESLNVKRAFEPGDGFHLIVTGDPKAKVGLVAVDKAVFILNKNRLTQNKIWDIIEKHDTGCTAGSGKDSMGVFYDAGLLFESDKLGGTNERTAPECPTPLKRKRRAETLLQVTQTLISKYKNEQKRCCADGLRQNRLGYTCERRASFILDGAECVQAFLDCCKEVQKRKDEQKDLLHLARSEDDDDDFVGSEEIVTRTQFPESWLWEDIELPDCQRNTHCHTTSRTLEKNFLKDSITTWQILAISLSKTHGICVAEPYEITVEKDFFVDLKLPYSAVRNEQLEVKAILHNFSNRKQKVRVEFLETEHICSVASKKKKYRSIVNVEADSTISIPYVIIPMELGEYHIEVLAASSSLHDGVRKTLKVVSEGVLTELPEQNLELNPSKVPGGVQFVPLKTEIPPGQVPNTPAQTYITVAGQEVSQTIEQAISGDFMGRLIVQPHGCGEQNMIFMTLPLIATHYLDTTNQWERVGLQRRSEAIKHIQTGYERELTFRKPDGSYAAWIHTPSSTWLTAYVAKVFALASDLISMNEEIVCSALKWVNLNAQMPDGSFKENAPVSSASMVGGVRGQDADASLTAFVLIALQEGNHLCAKSVGSLPESSRKATEYLQNRLPSLTNPYAIAMSSYALANAGRFNKQRLLQASSGDGAYWNVAGGHHFSLEATAYALLALVKAKEFDAAGKAVHWLNRQSSHYGGHGTTQATIMVFQAVAEYYKQVRDHQNADLDVEVSVSGRSRPIKWKFSKDSAHLTRSDKVQLRQEFNVTAKGTGAGVLKVMTLYYARPTEKKSDCKKYELSVEMRKEAEVSYPGAEESYEVGIDILFKDPERDATMTILDIGILTGFVVDENDLADLTTGADKYIQKFEMDRQLSERGSLIMYLDKVSHKLPDRIVFRVHKINNAALLQPAAVSVYEYYSPGERCVKFFHPTKKDGTLNRLCSDQKDLCQCAEENCSIQKKRNIAEGDRENTACEAGMDYVYKVKFIRVDQRPNTDYYEMKIEDVLKEGTDHDVHDKMRTFMGHANCRESFGFVEGKSYLIMGHSVDLPRIDDKLQYILGEQTWIEYWPTDQEGQTAAYRSQHIGITALSQMLKDFGCTT; encoded by the exons ATGCATGTAGACCGGGTGTGGCTGACGGCTGTGCTTCTATCTTTTCCCTTGCTCACACTATGTGACCT CAATGTCATGGTGGCCCCGAACCTGCTGAGGGTGGGCACACCTGAGAAAGTGTTTGTAGAAGCTCAGGATTATAGTGGAAATCACTTCAATGTGAGGATCAGTGTGAAGAATCACCCAAAGAAAACTTCAGAACTGACAACTGCATCAGTCGACCTCACTGCTGCTAACAACTACCAGGGAATTGTAGACATAAAG ATTCCTGACAATAAGGGCTTCTTTAATGATGACCCACTGGAGAAGCAGTATGTGTATCTGCAGGCTGAGTTTCCTTCTAAAGTGCTCGAGAAAGTGGTCCTAGTATCGTTTCAGTCTGGCTACATGTTCGTTCAGACAGACAAGAGCATCTACACACCGGGAACAACAG TTTTTTACAGAATCTTCCCAATGACTCCTGATCTGCAGCCTGTTGACACGAGTGTAGGAATCTATGTGGAAATCATA aATCCTCAAGGTATCACAATTAACAGGGACACAATCTTTCCTAAGGAAGGAACCATAAAAGGGTCATACAGCATCCCTGAAGTTGCAAA atctGGAATATGGACTATAGCTACACGGTACAAAAACACCCCACAGAAGAACTTCACTGCTGAATTTGAAGTTAAAGAATATG TGTTACCGAGCTTTGAGGTAGCATTAAAACCATCCAAACCTTTTTTCTATGTGGATGATGAGGAACTCAGTGTTGATATAACTGCCAA GTACCTGTTTGGAAAAGATGTGACTGGTGTTGCGTTTGTGGTGTTTGGCGTTAAGACTGATGACACTAAAACCACTCTGCCTGCCTCTTTAAAAAGAGTACAG ATTCTTAATGGAGAGGGACAAGCCAAGCTCACTAAAGATATGATCCAGCGTTCCTTCCCTAATATTCAGAAGCTGGTCGGAAGCTCTTTGTACATTTCAGTCAGTGTTTTAACTGAGACTG GTAGTGAAATTGTTGAAGCAGAGAAGGGCGGCATTCAAATTGTAACATCACCCTACACCATCCAGTTCAAGAGAACCCCAAAATTCTTCCATCCTGGAATGTCTTTCGATGTCACG GTTTATGTGACCAATCCGGACCAGTCACCTGCTGAAAACGTGGATGTGCTGATCAAACCTGGTGACGTTAAGGCTGTAACCAAGAGTAACGGCATGGCCAAGGCCACACTGAACACCCAGGAAGGAAATAATCCTCTACAAATCACT GCAAGAACTGCAGCCCAAGGCATACCAGATGAAAGACAAGCTGAAAACAAGATGACTGCCCAACCTTACACCACCAAAGGAGGCTCTGGCAATTACCTACATTTAAGTGTTGATGCTGCAGAATTAAAAATCGGTGCTCAGTTGAACATCAATGTGAACTTCAAAAGCACTGTCTCCAATCAAGATTTAACTTATGTG ATCCTTAGTAAAGGACAGATTGTAAAAGGCTACAGGTTTAAAAGAAGAGGGAACTCGCTGGCAACTCTGTCTCTACCTGTCACCAAGGACCTGGTTCCTTCTTTTCGAGTGGTTGCGTATTATCACATAGGATCCTTAGAAGTTGTGTCTGACTCCATCTGGGTTGATGTGAAGGACACATGCATGGGAACG CTGAAAGTGGATGTAAAGGAGAGTTTAAATGTCAAGAGGGCATTTGAGCCTGGTGATGGCTTTCATTTAATAGTTACTGGAGATCCAAAAGCCAAGGTTGGTCTGGTAGCTGTGGATAAAGCTGTCTTCATCCTCAACAAGAACAGACTCACACAGAACAAG ATCTGGGACATTATTGAGAAGCATGACACTGGCTGTACAGCAGGCAGTGGTAAAGACAGTATGGGGGTTTTCTATGATGCAGGTCTATTGTTTGAGTCTGACAAATTAGGAGGAACCAATGAAAGAACAG CTCCTGAGTGTCCAACCCCACTGAAGAGAAAACGGAGAGCAGAGACTCTACTCCAGGTTACCCAAACGCTGA TTTCTAAAtacaaaaatgaacagaagagaTGCTGTGCAGACGGTCTGAGGCAGAACAGGCTGGGCTACACATGTGAACGGAGAGCTTCATTTATTTTGGATGGTGCAGAGTGTGTCCAGGCCTTCCTGGACTGTTGTAAGGAGGTCCAAAAACGCAAGGATGAGCAGAAAGACTTGTTGCATTTGGCTCGCA gtgaagatgatgatgacgatttCGTAGGCTCTGAAGAAATTGTTACTCGAACACAGTTCCCTGAGAGTTGGCTGTGGGAGGACATAGAACTGCCAGACTGCCAAAGAAACACTCACTG CCATACAACAAGCCGCACGTTGGAAAAAAACTTTCTAAAAGACTCTATTACTACTTGGCAAATCCTAGCCATCAGTCTGTCTAAGACCCATG GCATCTGTGTGGCTGAGCCCTATGAAATAACAGTGGAAAAAGATTTCTTTGTGGATCTCAAGTTACCTTACTCAGCAGTCCGCAATGAACAACTAGAAGTCAAGGCTATTTTACATAACTTCTCCAATAGGAAACAGAag GTGCGTGTGGAGTTCTTAGAGACAGAGCATATTTGTAGCGTAGCcagcaagaagaagaaatacCGTTCCATAGTTAATGTTGAAGCTGATTCCACAATTTCCATCCCATATGTGATTATTCCCATGGAACTAGGGGAGTATCACATAGAGGTTCTGGCTGCTAGTTCATCACTTCATGATGGAGTACGGAAAaccctgaaggtggtg TCAGAAGGTGTGCTAACTGAACTCCCTGAACAAAATTTGGAATTAAATCCCTCTAAAGTGCCTG GTGGTGTACAATTTGTGCCGTTGAAGACTGAAATACCACCTGGGCAGGTTCCAAACACTCCTGCACAAACTTACATCACTGTGGCTG GTCAGGAGGTGAGTCAGACAATTGAACAGGCCATCAGTGGAGATTTTATGGGGCGCTTGATTGTACAACCACATGGCTGTGGAGAGCAAAACATGATCTTCATGACATTGCCTCTAATTGCCACACACTACTTAGATACCACCAACCAGTGGGAAAGGGTTGGCCTGCAGAGACGTAGTGAGGCTATAAAGCACATCCAGACAG GATATGAACGAGAACTTACATTCCGTAAACCTGATGGTTCTTATGCTGCATGGATTCATACACCTAGCAGCACATG GTTGACTGCATACGTGGCCAAAGTCTTTGCTCTGGCCAGTGACCTCATTAGCATGAATGAAGAAATTGTTTGCAGCGCTCTCAAGTGGGTAAATCTGAATGCACAGATGCCAGATGgctcatttaaagaaaatgccCCAGTTAGTTCTGCATCGATGGTT GGTGGTGTACGAGGGCAAGATGCTGATGCATCTCTGACAGCATTTGTCTTGATTGCCCTGCAAGAAGGAAACCATCTTTGTGCTAAATCAGTTGGA AGTCTTCCAGAGTCTTCCAGGAAGGCCACTGAGTATTTGCAAAACAGACTTCCTTCTTTGACCAATCCATATGCAATTGCAATGTCTTCCTATGCCTTGGCCAATGCTGGCAGGTTTAACAAACAGCGCCTGCTGCAAGCTTCCTCTGGAG ATGGTGCTTACTGGAATGTTGCTGGAGGACATCACTTCTCCCTGGAGGCAACAGCGTATGCCTTGCTGGCTCTGGTAAAAGCCAAGGAGTTTGATGCAGCAGGAAAAGCTGTTCATTGGCTCAATAGGCAGAGCAGTCATTATGGCGGTCATGGCACCACCCAG GCAACCATAATGGTGTTCCAAGCAGTGGCTGAGTATTATAAACAAGTAAGAGATCATCAGAATGCAGACCTTGATGTGGAAGTGAGCGTGAGTGGACGAAGTCGTCCCATCAAATGGAAATTCAGCAAGGACAGCGCACATCTTACACGCTCAGACAAG GTTCAGCTCAGGCAAGAGTTTAATGTTACAGCTAAAGGAACTGGTGCTGGAGTTCTCAAA GTAATGACACTTTATTATGCTAGAcccacagaaaagaaaagtgacTGCAAAAAGTATGAGCTTTCAGTTGAAATGAGAAAAGAAGCAGAGG TATCATACCCAGGTGCAGAAGAAAGTTATGAGGTCGGCATTGACATTCT ATTTAAGGATCCAGAAAGAGATGCCACTATGACTATTTTGGATATCGGCATCCTAACAGGATTCGTGGTGGATGAAAATGATCTTGCAGAT CTAACCACTGGGGCAGACAAATACATACAGAAGtttgagatggacagacagctTTCAGAACGAGGCTCCCTCATCATGTATTTAGACAAG GTATCACACAAATTGCCAGACAGGATTGTTTTCAGAGTGCACAAGATAAATAACGCCGCTTTGCTTCAACCTGCTGCTGTCAGTGTGTACGAGTACTACTCTCCAG GGGAACGCTGTGTTAAGTTCTTCCATCCTACAAAGAAAGATGGAACCCTGAACAGATTGTGCAGTGACCAGAAGGATCTGTGCCAGTGTGCTGAAg AAAACTGCAgtatacagaaaaaaaggaatattgCTGAGGGAGATCGAGAGAACACAGCTTGTGAAGCCGGCATGGATTACG TTTATAAAGTGAAATTCATAAGAGTGGACCAGAGACCAAACACAGATTATTATGAAATGAAGATTGAAGATGTCCTGAAAGAAG GTACTGACCATGATGTACATGACAAAATGAGGACCTTCATGGGTCATGCTAATTGCAGAGAGTCTTTTGGATTTGTGGAAGGCAAGAGCTACCTCATCATGGGCCACAGTGTTGACCTACCAAGGATAGATGACAA GCTGCAGTACATCTTGGGCGAGCAGACTTGGATTGAATACTGGCCCACGGACCAGGAAGGTCAAACTGCAGCATACAGATCGCAACACATCGGCATCACTGCACTGTCTCAAATGCTTAAAGACTTTGGATGCACTACATGa